The following are encoded in a window of Candidatus Fluviicola riflensis genomic DNA:
- the rny gene encoding ribonuclease Y → MELIIGGSIGLAAGTLVAYLIQITMLKKRNEQVVKTAELEGEALKKEKILQAKEKFLKLKEDHEETMKDRERRMQSLEDKARGKEKAVNQKLEELARKEKDTDKIQTELNSKLQANDLRQQELEKLHNKRVAELTKITGMSTEDAKNMLMESLKDEARTAAMVHIKEITEEAKLNANREAKRIVIQTIQRVASEQAVENAVSVFNIDSDEVKGRIIGREGRNIRALEAATGVEIIVDDTPEAIILSCFDPVRRELARLALHQLVSDGRIHPARIEEVVAKTKKQLEEEIAETGRRTCIDLGIHGLHPELTRMVGRMKYRSSYGQNLLQHSREVANLCAIMAAELGLNVKIAKRAGLLHDIGKVPDEEPELPHAILGMKIAEKYGEKQDVLNAIGAHHDEIEMTTLISPIVQVCDAISGARPGARREVVESYIKRIKELESLALSYDGVNSAFAIQAGRELRVMVESEKVTDLRADELSFAISQKIQTEMTYPGQVKVTVIRERRSVNYAK, encoded by the coding sequence ATGGAATTAATTATAGGAGGATCAATCGGACTGGCGGCAGGCACGCTAGTCGCTTATCTGATCCAGATTACCATGCTCAAAAAACGAAATGAGCAAGTAGTGAAAACTGCCGAACTCGAAGGCGAGGCGTTGAAAAAAGAAAAAATCCTTCAGGCGAAGGAGAAGTTTCTGAAACTCAAGGAAGATCACGAAGAAACAATGAAAGACCGCGAGCGCCGCATGCAATCTCTCGAAGATAAAGCGCGTGGCAAAGAAAAAGCCGTGAATCAGAAGTTGGAAGAATTGGCCCGTAAGGAAAAAGACACCGACAAAATTCAAACGGAACTCAATTCAAAATTGCAAGCCAACGATCTGCGTCAGCAGGAATTGGAAAAATTGCACAATAAACGCGTTGCGGAATTGACCAAAATCACCGGAATGTCTACCGAGGATGCCAAAAATATGTTGATGGAATCGTTGAAAGATGAAGCCAGAACTGCTGCAATGGTCCACATCAAGGAAATCACCGAAGAAGCGAAACTAAACGCCAATCGCGAAGCAAAACGGATCGTGATCCAAACCATTCAGCGCGTGGCTTCCGAGCAGGCAGTTGAAAATGCGGTTTCGGTATTCAACATCGATTCCGATGAGGTAAAAGGACGAATCATTGGACGAGAAGGACGAAATATCCGTGCCCTTGAAGCAGCAACCGGAGTAGAAATTATCGTTGACGATACGCCGGAAGCAATCATTCTTTCGTGCTTTGACCCGGTTCGCCGTGAATTGGCCCGTTTGGCGTTGCACCAATTGGTTTCCGACGGACGGATCCACCCGGCTCGTATCGAAGAAGTGGTGGCCAAAACCAAAAAACAACTTGAAGAAGAAATTGCCGAAACCGGCCGTCGTACCTGTATCGATTTGGGTATCCACGGATTGCATCCTGAATTGACGCGAATGGTAGGGCGAATGAAATACCGGTCCAGTTACGGACAAAACCTTTTGCAGCATAGTCGCGAGGTGGCGAATTTGTGTGCTATCATGGCAGCTGAGTTGGGCCTAAACGTGAAAATTGCCAAACGAGCAGGATTACTCCACGATATTGGTAAAGTGCCTGACGAAGAACCGGAATTGCCACACGCGATCTTGGGGATGAAAATCGCTGAGAAATACGGCGAAAAACAAGACGTATTGAACGCCATCGGTGCTCACCATGACGAGATCGAAATGACAACGCTTATTTCGCCGATCGTGCAGGTATGTGATGCGATTTCTGGAGCACGTCCTGGCGCACGTCGCGAGGTGGTTGAATCGTACATCAAACGAATCAAGGAACTGGAAAGCCTGGCTTTGTCTTACGACGGTGTCAACAGCGCATTTGCGATTCAGGCTGGACGTGAATTACGTGTGATGGTAGAAAGCGAAAAAGTGACCGACCTGCGTGCAGATGAGTTGTCATTCGCTATTTCTCAGAAAATACAAACTGAAATGACTTATCCTGGTCAGGTGAAAGTAACCGTGATCCGCGAACGTAGATCGGTTAATTACGCTAAATAA
- a CDS encoding LPS biosynthesis protein WbpP, protein MKRFPASVEALKGKHILVTGGAGFIGSNLVEALLSLEARVTVLDNLATGFEENLEEFAGNANFSFVKGDIRDAETCSKVLKGIDAISHQAALGSVPRSIEFPLTTHDVNATGFLTILQAAKEAGIHRFVYASSSSVYGDSLASPKAEGMEGNALSPYAVSKQLNEQYAGVYYRLHNMQTIGLRYFNVFGPRQNPDGVYAAAIPKFLDKMKHGGEIIVNGDGNQTRDFTFVQNAVLANLLSLSSTNERAYGRVYNVACGRSLTLNDVIGSLEDGLKTSGISPVHSLVYGPKRVGDIQDSLADISAIHQAIGYEPIFTFEEGISRYLAFNG, encoded by the coding sequence ATGAAACGATTCCCTGCCAGTGTTGAAGCTTTAAAAGGAAAACACATCCTGGTGACAGGCGGTGCGGGATTCATCGGCTCCAACTTAGTAGAAGCGTTGCTCAGTTTAGAAGCTCGTGTAACGGTTCTTGATAATCTGGCAACCGGTTTTGAAGAAAATCTCGAAGAGTTCGCAGGTAATGCGAACTTTTCGTTTGTTAAGGGCGATATCCGAGATGCAGAAACCTGCAGCAAAGTACTCAAAGGAATCGATGCGATTAGCCATCAGGCGGCGCTCGGTTCAGTGCCACGCTCCATTGAGTTTCCGCTCACAACACACGATGTCAATGCTACCGGATTTCTGACAATTTTACAAGCCGCAAAAGAAGCAGGTATTCACCGCTTTGTGTATGCAAGCTCATCATCGGTTTATGGTGACAGCCTGGCTTCGCCAAAAGCAGAAGGAATGGAAGGCAATGCGTTATCGCCTTACGCGGTTAGTAAGCAGCTCAACGAACAATATGCCGGTGTGTATTACCGTTTACACAACATGCAAACAATTGGCCTTCGGTATTTTAATGTCTTCGGTCCGCGCCAAAACCCGGATGGTGTTTACGCAGCAGCGATTCCTAAGTTTTTGGATAAAATGAAACACGGTGGCGAAATCATTGTGAATGGAGACGGCAACCAAACCCGCGATTTCACCTTTGTGCAAAATGCCGTTTTGGCCAACCTGTTGTCCTTATCTTCGACCAATGAGCGTGCTTACGGTCGTGTTTACAACGTTGCTTGCGGACGCAGTCTTACGCTGAACGACGTCATCGGAAGTTTGGAAGACGGTTTAAAAACTTCAGGTATTTCTCCTGTCCATTCATTGGTTTACGGTCCCAAGCGCGTTGGTGATATCCAGGATTCGCTGGCTGATATTTCAGCTATTCACCAGGCAATCGGGTACGAACCGATTTTCACTTTCGAAGAAGGCATCAGCCGGTACCTCGCATTTAACGGGTAA
- a CDS encoding N-acetyl sugar amidotransferase: MQDNENRPYQQCTRCIMDTTDPEISFDEKGQCNHCTEYFRLAPLYIYNGEETDRAREALIAKIKEAGKNSDYDCMVGVSGGVDSTYVAYMAKKFGLRILAFHFDNGWNSELAVKNVENIVKKLDIDYQTWVVDWEEFRDLQISFLKASVANAEIPSDHAFLAATYHLCSKYNIKYFLSGSNFATEGILPKSWGYNAKDVKHLKGIHKLFGKTKFKTYPLLGFNREFYYTYVKKIKMVRLLNYIPYVKEDAMKVIQDELGWVYYGGKHYESVFTRFFQAYYLPHKFGYDKRLAHLSTLICSGQMTREQALEEMKKDTYPPELLAEDKEYVIKKLGMNAEEFEAILNAPPKSYKEYPNDEKRLKFIYKVYNKLRGR; the protein is encoded by the coding sequence ATGCAGGATAACGAAAACAGACCTTATCAGCAATGTACGCGGTGTATCATGGATACAACCGATCCGGAAATTTCATTCGATGAAAAAGGGCAATGTAATCACTGTACCGAATATTTCAGGTTGGCCCCGCTGTACATTTATAACGGTGAAGAAACGGATCGTGCGCGTGAAGCATTGATCGCCAAAATCAAGGAAGCGGGTAAAAACAGCGACTATGATTGCATGGTTGGCGTGAGTGGTGGCGTTGATAGTACGTATGTTGCGTATATGGCGAAGAAATTCGGACTGCGGATCCTGGCATTTCACTTCGATAACGGGTGGAACTCGGAACTGGCAGTGAAAAACGTCGAGAACATCGTCAAAAAACTTGACATCGATTACCAGACCTGGGTAGTAGATTGGGAGGAATTCCGCGATTTGCAGATTTCGTTCCTCAAAGCGTCTGTTGCCAATGCCGAAATCCCTTCCGATCACGCGTTCCTGGCTGCGACGTATCATTTGTGTTCCAAATACAACATCAAGTATTTCCTGAGCGGAAGCAATTTCGCTACCGAAGGTATTTTACCGAAAAGCTGGGGATACAATGCCAAGGACGTAAAACACCTGAAAGGAATTCATAAACTTTTCGGGAAAACAAAATTCAAAACCTATCCGTTACTGGGCTTTAACCGCGAGTTTTATTATACCTATGTCAAGAAAATCAAAATGGTGCGACTGCTCAATTACATTCCATATGTGAAAGAAGACGCCATGAAAGTGATCCAGGATGAACTTGGCTGGGTTTACTATGGTGGAAAGCATTATGAATCGGTATTTACGCGCTTTTTCCAAGCGTATTACCTGCCACATAAATTTGGTTATGATAAACGATTAGCGCATTTATCTACCTTGATTTGTTCCGGTCAGATGACCCGCGAACAGGCGTTGGAGGAAATGAAAAAAGATACGTATCCGCCCGAATTGCTGGCAGAAGATAAAGAATACGTGATCAAAAAACTGGGAATGAATGCCGAAGAATTTGAAGCGATTCTCAACGCACCGCCCAAGAGCTACAAGGAATATCCAAACGATGAAAAGCGCCTGAAATTCATCTACAAAGTATACAATAAACTCAGAGGAAGATAA
- a CDS encoding glycosyl transferase has translation MKVCHFTSAHPADDVRIFHKECISLAEAGFQVYLVAANAEEKTVNSVQIVSANVPKAGRFSRMLKTSRAVYKKALSLDADIYHFHDPELLPYGYMLKRKGKKVIYDAHEDVPKQILGKFWINKHLRTTVAVSFRTFENIIARRLDYIFTATPFIRDRFAEINPKSTDINNFPLLSELLDETDWATKANEICYIGGISQIRGLEQLIDALAYLPEVSLNLAGKCSPASFETLLKSKPGWNQVNEYGFVSRKETAEIMAKSRVGIVTFLPLPNHVDAQPNKMFEYMSAGIPVVGSDFPLWNDILVKNDCGVCVDPENPEAIAAAVKALFADPEKAKAMGQNGRKAVMEHYNWSAQAAKMVAIYDELAQSDTSQLPIS, from the coding sequence ATCAAAGTCTGCCATTTTACTTCTGCCCATCCTGCCGACGATGTGCGCATTTTCCACAAAGAATGTATTTCACTCGCCGAAGCCGGTTTCCAGGTGTATCTGGTTGCTGCCAATGCTGAGGAAAAAACGGTAAACAGTGTGCAGATTGTCAGTGCAAACGTTCCGAAAGCTGGTCGTTTTTCACGGATGCTGAAAACTTCACGGGCGGTTTATAAAAAAGCACTCAGCTTAGACGCAGATATTTACCATTTCCACGATCCGGAATTATTGCCTTACGGCTACATGCTGAAACGAAAAGGAAAAAAGGTGATTTACGACGCGCACGAAGATGTGCCGAAACAAATTCTTGGAAAGTTTTGGATTAACAAACACCTGCGCACGACGGTAGCTGTTTCGTTTCGTACGTTTGAAAACATCATTGCCAGAAGGCTCGATTATATTTTTACGGCAACTCCTTTTATTCGTGATCGTTTTGCGGAAATCAACCCGAAAAGCACCGATATCAATAACTTCCCGTTGCTGAGTGAATTACTCGACGAAACCGATTGGGCAACCAAAGCAAACGAGATCTGCTACATTGGTGGAATCTCACAAATTCGAGGCTTGGAACAACTCATCGACGCGCTGGCTTATCTGCCGGAAGTAAGTTTGAATCTTGCAGGAAAATGTTCGCCTGCTTCGTTTGAAACCTTATTGAAATCGAAACCGGGATGGAATCAGGTAAACGAATACGGTTTTGTGAGCCGGAAAGAGACAGCAGAAATCATGGCGAAATCGCGCGTTGGAATTGTGACCTTTTTGCCCTTGCCCAACCACGTAGATGCTCAGCCCAATAAAATGTTCGAATACATGAGTGCCGGCATTCCTGTTGTTGGTTCCGATTTCCCGTTGTGGAACGACATCCTGGTGAAAAACGATTGCGGTGTATGTGTTGATCCTGAAAATCCGGAAGCGATTGCAGCAGCAGTAAAAGCGCTGTTCGCCGATCCTGAAAAAGCAAAAGCCATGGGCCAAAACGGACGAAAAGCTGTGATGGAACACTACAACTGGAGTGCACAAGCCGCCAAAATGGTCGCCATCTACGATGAACTGGCCCAATCTGATACGTCCCAACTCCCGATTTCCTAG
- the hisH gene encoding imidazole glycerol phosphate synthase subunit HisH — MIAIIDYGLGNLGSIKNMLKKIGTEAVITSDLEVIANAPKLILPGVGAFDNGMSNLHERGLVELLNRKVVQEKTPILGVCLGMQLFTNKSEEGKLPGLGWIDAETVKFGTNDRKFPVPHMGWEYVTLQKESKLWDGMYEKNKFYFVHSYYVKCNQLSDVLLTTNYAHDYDSGFEKDNIVGVQFHPEKSHKYGMQLFRNFVNHY, encoded by the coding sequence ATGATTGCCATCATTGATTACGGATTGGGGAACCTTGGCTCGATCAAAAACATGCTGAAAAAAATCGGCACGGAAGCGGTCATTACCTCCGATTTGGAAGTGATTGCCAACGCACCGAAACTCATTTTGCCGGGTGTTGGCGCGTTTGATAATGGGATGTCGAACTTGCATGAACGCGGTTTGGTGGAATTGTTGAACCGGAAAGTAGTGCAGGAGAAAACACCGATTTTGGGAGTTTGTCTCGGTATGCAGCTTTTCACCAACAAAAGTGAAGAGGGTAAACTTCCCGGTTTGGGCTGGATCGATGCCGAAACGGTTAAGTTTGGCACTAACGACCGTAAATTTCCGGTACCGCACATGGGCTGGGAATACGTGACGCTCCAAAAGGAAAGCAAGTTGTGGGACGGTATGTATGAAAAGAATAAATTTTACTTCGTGCATTCGTATTATGTAAAGTGTAATCAACTGTCGGATGTATTATTGACGACAAATTATGCTCACGATTACGATTCCGGATTTGAAAAAGACAATATCGTTGGTGTGCAGTTTCACCCCGAAAAAAGCCACAAATACGGCATGCAATTATTCAGAAACTTTGTGAATCACTACTAA
- a CDS encoding imidazole glycerol phosphate synthase subunit HisF has translation MAIPRVIPVLLLKNNGLVKTTQFKDPKYVGDPLNAVKIFNEKEVDELIFLDILATPENKKPPLEFLKQVAEECFMPLSYGGGIRSVDEIRDILKVGVEKVIINTHAVENPDFVKQAVERYGSSTICISIDVKKNFWGKYEIHTKGGKHNTKIDPVKFAQDMDAAGAGEIMINSIDRDGTMKGYDAELIKKITAVVGMPVIACGGAASVNDLSIAINECGAAAVAAGSMFVFHGKHRAVLISYPEQSDLDRIFNQA, from the coding sequence ATGGCTATTCCGAGAGTTATTCCCGTATTGTTGCTCAAAAACAACGGATTGGTAAAAACCACCCAGTTCAAGGACCCGAAATACGTCGGCGATCCGCTCAACGCGGTAAAAATCTTCAACGAAAAAGAAGTCGACGAATTGATTTTTCTCGATATCCTGGCAACACCTGAAAACAAAAAACCACCATTGGAATTTTTGAAACAGGTGGCCGAGGAATGTTTTATGCCGCTTTCTTATGGTGGAGGAATTCGCTCGGTGGATGAAATCCGGGACATTCTGAAAGTTGGAGTAGAGAAGGTGATCATCAATACACACGCGGTCGAAAATCCTGACTTTGTGAAACAAGCCGTTGAACGCTACGGAAGTTCTACGATCTGTATTTCCATCGACGTGAAGAAAAACTTTTGGGGCAAATACGAAATCCACACCAAAGGCGGAAAACACAACACGAAGATCGATCCGGTGAAATTTGCACAGGACATGGACGCTGCCGGAGCCGGAGAAATCATGATCAATTCCATCGACCGCGACGGAACTATGAAAGGCTACGACGCCGAACTGATCAAAAAAATCACTGCTGTGGTCGGAATGCCCGTTATTGCCTGTGGCGGAGCGGCTTCGGTAAACGATCTTTCCATCGCCATCAACGAGTGTGGAGCAGCTGCAGTAGCCGCCGGAAGTATGTTCGTATTTCACGGAAAACACCGCGCTGTGCTTATCAGTTACCCTGAACAAAGCGATCTCGACCGCATTTTTAACCAGGCATAA